The genomic window TCCATAAGTCCAGACACATTTATACTGAAGCCACTCCTCTTGCCACAGAAAGTAGATCATTAGGAACACTACCGGAAGCTCTGCCCAGTGGGaggacttcttttcttcttacaAGGCCAGCTCAAGAAGTACAGCAGTGCAGCCACTATGTCAGCATGCCCCCACATACCTAGCCAACTCATCCATGAATCAAGTGTgggcttcctcttccaccatctGCTGCTCATATGGGATCCCCTATCAGCCATGGGGAAGAGCTGAGGGAGGGGCACAGCAGTAGACAGCATGAGGATCCAGGCTTCTGTGCTCCTACAGTTCACGTATTTCCTTCAGCCCTGCTCAAGTCGTCCTTCCATCTCATGAGGGATTGCTCTTGGAGATGCCTGACCTTCTGACCTAATGAGAATGAGAGAACCCAAATCATGATGAGCAGTTCTGCCACCTGATGTCCCACGGTCAGGGCTTTGTCTCTATCCAAGCTATGGAAGAATGCCAGGAGTTATTTTATGAAAAGCATAAAGTTCTGTACTGCAGATGGCAGTCTTGTTCTAGAACCCAAGGGGCTTGGGTTTTTATTCTCCCACTGGTTCACCATCTTGAAAACTCTGACATCATAGGATCTCCTAGATCATATGAACCAAGCACAGAGCCACTTCTACCACAGCCTGCACCTGCTGCAGATCACTCTTCTGCTCTGGGCCAgatcaaaactggcagccttgaAGGGAAGCAGAAATCCAAAATGTCTTTAAGATGAGTTTAAAGTTGTGTTGTTCTATACAGTAGCCACTACCCCCATGTGTctactgagtacttgaaatgtggcttgtGACAAATGTTGACACGATAATACAATTGTGTTCGCAGCCGCCGCTGCGCCGCCATTGCTCTCCAACGCCAGCACCGCCTCTCACTCGCCGAGCTCCAGCCGAAGGAGAAGGGGGGTAAGTAAGGATGTCTCTGTACCATGGCTCATACAAAGCAGACTGCCTGCAAATCGACCGGTGGTAAAGCACCCAGGAAGCAACTGGCTACAAAAGCCGCTCGTAAGAGTGCGCCCTCTACTGGAGGGGTGAAGAAACCTCATCGTTACAGGCCTGGTACTGTGGCGCTCTGTGAAATTAGAAGTTATCAGAAGTCCACTGAACTTCTGATTCGCAAACTTCCCTTCCAGCGTCTGGTGCGAGAAATTGCTCAGGACTTTAAAACAGATCTGCGCTTCCAGAGCGCAGCTATCGGTGCTTTGCAGGAGGCAAGTGAGGCCTATCTGGTTGGCCTTTTTGAAGATACCAACCCGTGTGCTATCCATGCCAAATGTGTAACAATTATGCCAAAAGACATCCAGCTAGCACGCCGCATACGTGGAGAACGTGCTTAAGAATCCACTATGATGGAAAAcatttcattctcaaaaaaaaaaaaaaaaattcttcctgttATTGGTAGTTCTGAacgttagatttttttttccatggggtCAAAAGGTACCTAAGTATATGATTGCGAGTGGAAAAATAGGGGACAGAAATCAGGTATTggcagtttttccattttcatttgtgtgtgagtttttaatataaatgcagAGGCATAAAGCATTAATGCAAGttaaaatgtttcagtgaacAAGTTTCAGCAGTTcaactttataataattataaataaacctgTTAAATTTTTCTGGACAATGCCAGCATTTAGATTTTGTTAAAACAGGTAAATTTCTTATTGACGGCAACTAAATGGTG from Theropithecus gelada isolate Dixy chromosome 9, Tgel_1.0, whole genome shotgun sequence includes these protein-coding regions:
- the LOC112632064 gene encoding histone H3.3-like — protein: MAHTKQTACKSTGGKAPRKQLATKAARKSAPSTGGVKKPHRYRPGTVALCEIRSYQKSTELLIRKLPFQRLVREIAQDFKTDLRFQSAAIGALQEASEAYLVGLFEDTNPCAIHAKCVTIMPKDIQLARRIRGERA